The following DNA comes from Bacillus sp. 2205SS5-2.
CTGTAAACCGGGACAAATGAAAGGCGTAATCGAAAAAATAGTCTTAAGCGCAAAAACCAAAGGCTATAGTGCAAAAGAAATTCAGGTGCTTGCTCCAATGTATAGAGGTCCTGCGGGCATCGATGTCCTAAATCAAACGCTTCAACAGATTTTTAACAGTAATGAGGACGGAAAGAAAAAAGAAATAAAATTTGGTGATGTTTCCTATCGAAAAGGAGACAAAGTTCTTCAACTCGTGAATCAACCAGAATCTGGAGTATTTAATGGGGATATTGGCGAGGTAGTGTCAATTTTCTATGCGAAAGAAAATACAGAGAAGCAGGATATGGTGGTTGTTTCTTTCGAAGGCAATGAAGTAACTTATACCAAGCAGGATCTTACTCAGATTACACTCGCCTATTGCTGCTCCATACATAAATCTCAAGGAAGCGAATTTCCAATCGTTATCCTCCCGGTTTTAAAAAGTTATTATCGCATGCTACGGAGAAACTTGATCTATACAGCAATTACCAGAAGCAAAAACTTTCTCATCTTGTGTGGAGAAGAAGAAGCGCTGCAAATTGGCGTTAATCGTGAAGAAGATACGCAGAGACAAACGAGTCTTTATGAGCGATTGATGTATCAAGAGGATAATCTGAATTCAGAAGAAAACGAAGTAGAATTCATAACCGAAATAAACTTTAATCAAGTCGATCCGATGATAGGAATGGAAAACCTTTCTCCTTATGATTTTGCGTAAAGGAAGCACACTAAGGATGTTCCATTGAAAGAAATCAGTAATTTTCCCAATAGATGCCCAATGTAACAGTATAAAATTAAGGGAAAAAGGGCACACTCATAGCAAATAGCATGGATTTCTTTTCCAAAAAAGAAACTAGGCGATACGTGAGGTGCGTACGAAATTATGAAGTGTCCGAACTGTTGCAGTAAAAATATTGGGAAAATTGGGATCAATCAATATTATTGTTGGGTATGTTTTATTGAATTAACGATTACAGACGGTTTGATTCATACTCACCAAGTAGAAGAAGATGGAACACTAAGCTCTTTAGATGATTTATTTGATGAAGAGGAACGCCGACTAAGTTAATTGAGAGGTGTTAAGATGAATCGAAAACTATCTACCTTATTGGGTTTTGGTGCAGGGTTAGCGGCATCGTTAGGCGGTAACCAAAAGCAGTGGAAGCAAATCAAAAGAAGAGTGAAAAAAGCGATAAAGTAGTGCAGTGGGAGGATGGTGTTTAAGCCATCCTCTTTTTATATGGTTTTGGTGTTTCAGGCGCCACCGTCTCGAGGTCATAAGGCAAGCCCTGTCAAGAGGCAAAGAGCGCCTCAGGTCAGGGCTCGCCTTATGCTGGTCGCCGGTTGTGGGCGCCTTGCGCATTTCGTTTGCATAATTTCCCTAGTAATAAAGGCAGACTAATAAAAAGGAGGCGTGGTGATGGAAAGAAAGGATTATGTTACTTGGTTATATCGACTATCACTCAGTTTGCTGGTATTACTGTTTATATATATCCTCTATCTGTTGGCGCCTGTATGGCATCCTTTTCTTAAAGTTTTGATTATCGCACTTTCTCCTTTTCTGATTGGTGGATTTATTACTTACTTGCTCCATCCGGTCGTAGAAAAGCTTCATTCTGCAGGTATACCACGCATTTCTGCCTTGATTATTATTTATGTGTTTTTTTTCGGGGGGATTGGCTATGGACTATATAAAGGGTTTCCAAACTTGGTGGAGCAATTAAGACAATTATCGCTTCAGGCACCAACATACGCCAAGGAATATAAGGGATGGCTCTCCATCATTCAGCAAGAAACCGCTTCATGGCCAGATGGCTTGCAAGATCAGTTAGAAGAAATGATTCACGGACTAGAAAAGTGGGCAAATTCACTCGTTGACAAATTGATCCGTCTTCTCTTGTCCCTGCTAAATAAGGCTTTTCTTATAATCATCATTCCATTTGTCTCGTTCTATTTACTGAAAGACATCATTAAAGTAAAGCGGTTTGCGTCGAAAATAACACCTATTAATTGGCGAAAAAAAGCCTCTCTCTTTATACATGATTTGGATGAGTCACTAGGGGGATATATTCGAGGTCAATTGCTTATATGTTTTATTATTGGAGCTCTGTCCTTTGCGGCTTTTTGGCTAATTGGAATCAACTATCCTCTCATTTTAGGGCTATTCGTAGGGTTTACAAATATTATTCCTTATTTTGGACCCATCGTTGGTGCGTTACCGGCGTTGGTTATTGCAAGTACAATGTCCGTTAACATGATGGTTTATGTTGTTCTTATTATTGTGGTACTCCAATTTTTAGAAGGAAACATTCTATCCCCATACATTGTAGGGAAGAGTCTCCATATGCATCCATTGTTTATTATGGGGGCACTTGTGGTTGGAGGTGAGCTAGGAGGGGTGCTTGGGCTTATTGTAGCAGTTCCTTTTCTTGCGGTGATCAAGACGGCTCTTATATACGGTAAAAATCATTTTATCTCTTAGTGCTCCGTTCATCATTGACAAATAGATCAGTTATTTCTATAATTCGACATATACAATACATATGAAGAAGCGAAGAAGGATTCAGTATGTTATAGACCATCTGAGTGCAATGCACGCAAGAGAGGAATTTCCTAGGCTGAAAGAAATTCTAGATGAAGGATAACAGAACGCTCATCCAGAGTGCAGTCAAAACCTGCCGTTTGCCGCGTTAAGGTGTAAAGTGACAGTTGCCTGAAGAATTGGAGGCTGTAACCAGGGTGGTACCGCGAGGAAGCTCTCGTCCCTGTACGGGGATGAGGGTTTTTTGTGTTTTCTTCGACTTATGTAAACACTAAAAGGAGGATCATGTTATGAAAAAGTTAACAGGTGCACAAATACGTCAAATGTATTTAGATTTTTTTCAAGAAAAAGGACATGGAATTGAACAGAGTGCTTCACTTGTTCCACACGATGATCCATCTTTACTTTGGATCAACTCAGGCGTAGCAACTTTAAAAAAATATTTTGATGGTCGTGTCATTCCGGAAAACCCGCGAATAACGAATGCGCAAAAATCAATTCGAACAAATGATATTGAGAATGTTGGAAAAACGGCACGTCATCATACCTTCTTTGAGATGCTCGGAAATTTTTCAATTGGAGATTATTTCAAAAAGGAAGCAATTCATTGGGCATGGGAGTTTTTGACCAGCGAAAAGTGGATCGGGTTTGATCCGAGTAAGATCTCAGTGACCATTCATCCTGAAGATGAAGAAGCACTGAGGATATGGCGCGATGAAATCGGATTACCAGAAGTGCAAATTATTCCGTTAGAAGGAAACTATTGGGATATCGGAGAGGGTCCTAGTGGTCCGAATACAGAGATCTTTTACGACCGTGGACCAAGTTACGGAGCAGATGAAAGCGATCCAGAATTGTTCCCTGGAGGAGAAAATGACCG
Coding sequences within:
- a CDS encoding DUF3918 domain-containing protein, whose translation is MNRKLSTLLGFGAGLAASLGGNQKQWKQIKRRVKKAIK
- a CDS encoding AI-2E family transporter, which codes for MERKDYVTWLYRLSLSLLVLLFIYILYLLAPVWHPFLKVLIIALSPFLIGGFITYLLHPVVEKLHSAGIPRISALIIIYVFFFGGIGYGLYKGFPNLVEQLRQLSLQAPTYAKEYKGWLSIIQQETASWPDGLQDQLEEMIHGLEKWANSLVDKLIRLLLSLLNKAFLIIIIPFVSFYLLKDIIKVKRFASKITPINWRKKASLFIHDLDESLGGYIRGQLLICFIIGALSFAAFWLIGINYPLILGLFVGFTNIIPYFGPIVGALPALVIASTMSVNMMVYVVLIIVVLQFLEGNILSPYIVGKSLHMHPLFIMGALVVGGELGGVLGLIVAVPFLAVIKTALIYGKNHFIS